One Lysinibacillus sp. OF-1 DNA segment encodes these proteins:
- the mce gene encoding methylmalonyl-CoA epimerase, producing MEKVDHIGIAVRDLDERITYYTETLGLKLMKVEEVESQQVRVAFIDAGNVKLELLEPMSDKSAIYGFIEKRGEGIHHVAFGVTGIRERMTELREKGVRLLSEEPGPGAGGAEVAFMHPKSSFGVLYELCDKSGKGDK from the coding sequence ATGGAGAAAGTAGACCATATTGGGATTGCAGTGCGCGATCTTGATGAACGCATTACATATTATACAGAAACTTTAGGCTTAAAGTTGATGAAAGTAGAAGAAGTAGAATCTCAACAGGTTCGTGTGGCATTTATCGACGCAGGTAACGTGAAATTAGAGCTATTAGAACCAATGAGTGATAAAAGTGCCATTTATGGATTTATTGAAAAACGTGGAGAGGGAATTCACCATGTTGCCTTCGGTGTAACAGGAATTCGTGAGCGTATGACAGAGCTTCGTGAAAAGGGTGTACGTCTATTATCGGAAGAGCCAGGACCTGGTGCTGGAGGTGCAGAGGTTGCATTTATGCATCCTAAATCCTCATTCGGGGTGTTATATGAATTATGTGATAAAAGTGGAAAAGGGGATAAGTGA
- the prli42 gene encoding stressosome-associated protein Prli42, which translates to MSNKKFQKIVVYSMIAIMLISSLAFGLSMLV; encoded by the coding sequence ATGAGTAATAAAAAATTTCAAAAAATCGTTGTTTATAGCATGATCGCGATTATGCTAATCTCATCTCTAGCATTCGGATTATCCATGTTAGTTTAA
- a CDS encoding aromatic acid exporter family protein, whose translation MKKFSIGYRTLKTAIGAAIAIAIAQYFDLASYASAGILTILCVQPTKKKSIHAAYTRLVASIVAMLFAFVSFEFFTYHPLTLAGMLLLFIPTIVSLKVADGFISSVVIIMHIYAAEGFSLALVYNELALMAIGYGTGIAINMYMPDIQKELNYYRVKIEELYSKIFLEIATYLRQGDTLWNGHEIIEAIRTLEEAKSLAFKDVENHFMRLKNDYYVYFDMREQQLEIIERVLPKVTTLPVIVQEAEIVADFLQDLGEHVHSGNTASHYREKLEHVKRDFSQLPLPQNHEQFIAQAALYQFIEEMDRYLEIKQSFKGLKAKKERPQ comes from the coding sequence CTGAAGAAATTTTCAATCGGCTATCGAACTTTAAAGACAGCAATTGGTGCGGCCATCGCTATTGCCATTGCTCAGTATTTTGATTTAGCCTCGTATGCATCTGCTGGTATTCTAACCATATTATGTGTGCAGCCAACGAAAAAAAAATCTATTCATGCAGCTTATACACGATTGGTCGCGAGTATTGTGGCAATGCTTTTTGCCTTTGTAAGCTTTGAATTTTTTACTTATCATCCGCTTACATTAGCAGGCATGCTCCTGTTATTCATTCCAACCATTGTATCATTAAAGGTAGCAGATGGATTTATTTCTAGTGTTGTAATTATAATGCATATTTATGCTGCTGAAGGTTTTTCATTAGCACTTGTTTATAATGAATTAGCGTTGATGGCAATCGGTTATGGCACAGGGATTGCCATTAATATGTATATGCCAGACATACAAAAGGAATTAAATTACTACAGAGTTAAAATTGAGGAGCTATACAGCAAGATTTTTTTAGAAATTGCCACCTATTTACGTCAAGGAGACACGCTATGGAATGGACATGAAATCATTGAAGCAATCCGAACGCTAGAAGAGGCAAAATCATTGGCGTTTAAAGATGTTGAAAACCATTTTATGAGACTTAAAAATGATTACTATGTGTATTTTGATATGCGTGAGCAGCAGCTAGAAATTATCGAACGAGTATTGCCAAAAGTGACGACACTACCTGTTATAGTACAAGAGGCTGAAATTGTGGCAGATTTTTTACAAGACCTCGGTGAGCATGTTCATTCGGGGAATACGGCAAGTCATTATCGAGAAAAATTAGAACATGTAAAACGTGATTTTTCTCAGCTGCCTTTACCGCAAAACCATGAACAATTTATCGCTCAAGCCGCTCTCTATCAGTTTATCGAGGAGATGGACAGGTATTTAGAAATAAAGCAGTCATTTAAGGGCTTAAAGGCTAAAAAAGAGCGCCCACAGTAA